CAGAGTAGATCGGCACCGCCAGATCATAGACGTAATAATGCCGCTCGAAATCCTGCCAATCAATCATCGTCAACGCCGAGTCATTGTCCACCAGGATATTCTCCAGCCACAAGTCACCGTGAATGATACCGTAATTCGCCTCATCCTTCGGCAGCTTGCGGACCAGCTTGAGCACATCCTTGGCAATATCCCGTATGGCCCGCTCTTCGGCAGGAATGTACTTGAGAAAATCATATTCATCGTTATCATACCAATGCGGAATCAGCGTGGCAGCTTCAGACTGCAGGTACTCTTTGCCCACCTTATGCATACGGCCGATTTCCTGTCCAAGGGTTCTGAATACAGCTTGGTTCCATTTGGACCGGGGCAGGTGGATTCCGGTGGCCGCCCTGAACAAGACCACGGACTTCTCTTCTTCATCCAGCAGCAGGGTGCTGACAAGCTGATCTTGCATGGAGGGAATCACCTCAGGCACCCGTATGCCCTGATTGAACAGATACGCAGTCCATTGCACTTCTGCTAATTGTTCTTCATACGTCTTGTAATTCGTGATCCGGACGAAGAACACCCCTTTATCCGAGTGACAACGGTACATTTCGTTGGTGACCGCTTCCACACTGGAGAATGGAACAGGATAGGTGGTATTCAGAAAATGCAATATCTGTGCTTCCATAAGCTACGATAACCTCCCCATTAAAAATCGTGCTGCTCCTGTCGACCATCAAGTCCTGCCAGCTCCACTTTGTCTATAGGTCCTGTGACAACCGGATCATATCCACCACCTGCATCCCGTTCTCATAGATGGCTTCACTGTAGTGTCTGATGAAAAAGTCCCTGTCGATTCCAGTAATCCGGAAGCCGCATTTCTGATACAGCGCAAGCTGGCCGATACTGGAGTTGCCTGTGCCGATCTCCAGCGTTTGGTATCCGAGCCGCTTAGCCTCCTGAATCGCGTGATTCACCAACTGCTTGCCGATGCCCTGGCCCTGGTACGCCTCATCCACGGCAATATTCACCAGCTCGGCAGTCTCCGGCCGGGTAGGCAGCAGCACATAGACACCAACCACCTGTTCGTCCTTCTCGGCGATGAAGCATTGCCCTCTTGCTACATAATCCTCAACCAGCTTCGGAGAAGGATCAGCCAATAAAAGCAATTCGGTAGGGGGGTGTTCACCCGTATGTAAACTTCTAATTTTCATGTTCGTACCCCGTTTCTCTCTTGATTATCGCTCCATGAATGAAGCAGCGTCCCGTTCTTTTTTAACTGGCTGTACCGGAGCGCATTCCTGCTCTTGAGTTCATGAAATAGCCCGTAATAGTCCCGCTCCAAGGCGGCCCAATCGCTGTATTGTCCATTTCCGGAGAATTCTCCGGTTGGAAAGCTGACATTGGTCTCGTTGAAAATTTGGCCATGGGAGGTCTGCCATTCAGGAATCGTATCCTTCCATTCGGCATAGAGATGCCCTTTCCATTTATCTCCTAAAGCCGATTGTAACAAGTTCTTATTCACGGGATCAACTCCCCGGAACATCTCCAGCCCGGCGGGACCAAGATCCATGAAGAGGTTCCCGCAATTGGAGCACTGGTAGGCTGATTTGAACAGGCGAGTGGTTAAGGATCTGATCCTCATAGCCGCTTCTTCTTTATCTTGGGGAGACGGACCAGACTTTTCAATAGCAGCATCGATCTCATCCATCAGATCATCCTGATCCTGGTCGGCAATGAAGTATCCTTTATAGGGCAAATTATCCGTATTATCATGGATTCGATGTCCGCATTCACATCTGAAATTCATCGATTTCACCTCACATCAGAACGCAGACTCGCGTACCAGGAAAGCGCCAGTTGTTCCATCGAGCTGACAAAAGATTTTTTGGCCGGGCCATACTGACTTGTATCTTCGTAGCGATCCGCTAATTCTTGTTTGAACTGGCTGTATCTTGCTGTTTCTTCCGGATGCGCCCGCAAATAATCTCTAAATATAAGATGCCGCTCAATCTGCGGGTTGTCTGCCTGATAACAATGAATGTGATGCGTCCGTGCCTCACCGCCTTTACGGAAAAGCCTCCTGCCGGGAATTCCCCATTCTCCACCTGCCTCATACCCGTGCAGAGACATCTTATCGTTATAAGAGTCGATTGTGCCTATGTCTTTAACAATGCACATCATATCAATCACGGGTTTGGCTTTCAGGCCCGGTACTGAGGTGCTGCCAAAGTGCTCGAAACGGACAATTTCATCCGTAAAGATAGTTGTTAAAAACTCAGCCTCCTGCTGATAAAGTCTTATCCAGTCTGGATCATATTCGCTAAGTCTGACCTTCATACACAAAGTCCTCCTCCAACCAGTTCAAGCTAGATTGATATAACTTCAGTCTAGCATTAAATCCCAGTCTTTAGTGGTAAAGAACATTTATAACTCTTCTAAACGTGCAATAGACTCAATACGGAATCTATAACCGCTTGCGGTTGATAGAGTTGAATAGAATGCCAGCTATCCTGAACGATGATCTGTCTGGTCTTAGCGGTTAACTGGAGGAGCCTCTTCTGTGATTCTTGCCACTCCTGATTCTGCCTTCCGGCGGACAATACGCGGATTGGTAAATCCGAAGCTAGAGGCTCTGACTCTACTAACTGGAGGGCACTTTCTATAGTGCAGAGAGATTCCAAATATGCCGCTTTATACGCATTATTGCGATATCCTAGTGTATTCACTGTATGTTGAACTGGTGGAGGCAGCCGTTTGGCACCAATAGATTGTTTGAATAGACGGGGCAACCCTATCGGGGATAAAAGATAACCCAATCTTAGCCGTCTCAGGTGCCGCAGCCGCTCTTCATATCTGGTTTGATTAAAAGTGGATTCTATGAATCTTTGCTCATGCGTGGAGTCCACCAGAATAATCCCGGCCACCTCTTCAGGAAATGCTGAAGCAAACAGCCGCATAATCATTCCGCCATAGGAGTGCCCTACAAGAATGTAAGGGGGCTCTAACTCTAGCTGTATTAATAGCTGCCTTAAGTCGCGAAGATAGCCTTCGCAAGTCGGCTCACTGATAGGTGTAGTGCTCCAACCGAAACCAGCCCGGTCATAGGAGAGGACCTTGGTATGTTTGGCTAATTCGGGCTGAACCAAAGACCAATCCAGAGCACAACCGCCCATTCCCGATTCTAATAGAATAGTAGGAAGATTACTTGAGCTGCTGCCAGTCACAATCGCATGAAGATGGTGTGTGCCCACTGAGATCAGTTCTCCTGGAGCCTTATATTGATGCAGAAAATATTTAGAAAGAGCAGCTTGTATCAATGTGAATGGAAGTCCGATCAGAGAAATAATGACACGAAGCAGGCTTTCGGTAAAATTAATTTTGCTCATAAGTCACCCCGTTTGCTGTTCTAACCTGCATAATATAGGAATCATTTATTTATTAAAGAGAAATCTCGCGGTATCTATTTCCTATTTTAAAATATAAGGATTTATATATTTCACACGATAACTTATCCTTATATTTCTCGCTGAAACGATACCGTCCTTAAAAAGGACGGCATAACCGTTTCCACTTGTTTCAGCAGCCTCCGCCAAAAGATTTGCTTGAAGCTTCCCGAAGCATGAAGTATACTGTTCTCGGGAAGGTTAAGCGCTTACCCTCTGGGGAGGATAAGCAGATATGGTACAACCAATTACAGTCGGCATTATCGGGGCAGGAAGAATCGGGCGCCTGCATGCGGATAATCTGCGTGCGATGCCAGCGTTCAAGCTGAAATCTATTGCAGAGCCGATGATGAGTGAGGATTTGCTGGCCTGGGCGGAGAGCAGGGGGCTGGGGTCTGTTTTTGCTGCGGGTGAAGATATACTGAATGATCCTGAGATCGAAGCGGTGTTCATCTGCACGCCGACCGATACCCATGCCTCCTGGATTGAACGGGCTGCGCGGGCGGGGAAGCATATTTTCTGCGAAAAGCCGATCAGCCTGTCATCCGAAGAGACCCTGCGGGCCTTGCAGGTGGCGGAGGACGCGGGCGTGCTGTTGCAAGTTGGCTTCAACCGCCGGATGGACCCCAGCTTCCGCAAGCTGAAACGTCTGGTTCAGTCCGGTGAGCTGGGGAGTCCGCATATTGTGAAAATTACCTCGCGTGATCCGCAGCCGCCGGGTGAGGCTTATGTGCGCTCCTCCGGCGGGATGTTCATGGATATGACGATTCACGATTTCGATATGGCCCGTTATCTGGTGGGCAGTGAGGTGGCTGAGGTGTACACCCGGGGGGCGAACCTGATTGATCCGATGTTCGGCCGTTGCGGGGATGTGGACACAGCCGTCATTACCCTGACCTTCGAGAACGGGGCGATCTGTGTAATTGATAACAGCCGCAAGGCTGTATATGGCTATGACCAACGGGTGGAGGTATTCGGGACGCTGGGTTCCGCAACGGCCGACAACTGCCGGCCGACGACGGTGGAGGTATCCACTGCTACTTCGGTTACCCGCGATCAGCCGGAGCATTTCTTCCTGGAGCGCTATAATCAGGCGTTCATGGAGGAGATTGCCGCTTTTGCCCGCTCGGTACGGCTGCAGGAGCCGGTGATCTGCAGCGGCCGTGACGGTGAGGCGGCGCAGCTTATTGCCGAAGCGGCAAGGGCCTCGTATCTGAGCGGGCTGCCGGTCAAGCTGGCTGCTGCCGCAGGGGAGGGCGCGTCTGAGCTGCAGGTTTTGTAAGCGGATGCATTCGATGATGACAGGTAGAAGGGGGAGCGAAAATGTCTAAGCTGCTGATTAAGGCCGGAGCGCCGGATAAGGACGGCCGTGTGG
This region of Paenibacillus sp. FSL K6-1096 genomic DNA includes:
- a CDS encoding GrpB family protein → MKVRLSEYDPDWIRLYQQEAEFLTTIFTDEIVRFEHFGSTSVPGLKAKPVIDMMCIVKDIGTIDSYNDKMSLHGYEAGGEWGIPGRRLFRKGGEARTHHIHCYQADNPQIERHLIFRDYLRAHPEETARYSQFKQELADRYEDTSQYGPAKKSFVSSMEQLALSWYASLRSDVR
- a CDS encoding alpha/beta hydrolase, with the translated sequence MSKINFTESLLRVIISLIGLPFTLIQAALSKYFLHQYKAPGELISVGTHHLHAIVTGSSSSNLPTILLESGMGGCALDWSLVQPELAKHTKVLSYDRAGFGWSTTPISEPTCEGYLRDLRQLLIQLELEPPYILVGHSYGGMIMRLFASAFPEEVAGIILVDSTHEQRFIESTFNQTRYEERLRHLRRLRLGYLLSPIGLPRLFKQSIGAKRLPPPVQHTVNTLGYRNNAYKAAYLESLCTIESALQLVESEPLASDLPIRVLSAGRQNQEWQESQKRLLQLTAKTRQIIVQDSWHSIQLYQPQAVIDSVLSLLHV
- a CDS encoding phosphotransferase yields the protein MEAQILHFLNTTYPVPFSSVEAVTNEMYRCHSDKGVFFVRITNYKTYEEQLAEVQWTAYLFNQGIRVPEVIPSMQDQLVSTLLLDEEEKSVVLFRAATGIHLPRSKWNQAVFRTLGQEIGRMHKVGKEYLQSEAATLIPHWYDNDEYDFLKYIPAEERAIRDIAKDVLKLVRKLPKDEANYGIIHGDLWLENILVDNDSALTMIDWQDFERHYYVYDLAVPIYSALEFSFAGGQNLMDYKRSITKAITDGYKEEHPLSAEMSRQLPLFLRLKELFEYNLIHMYWNHEELSEEQVRILNLYRSKIEFMHT
- the iolG gene encoding inositol 2-dehydrogenase, producing the protein MVQPITVGIIGAGRIGRLHADNLRAMPAFKLKSIAEPMMSEDLLAWAESRGLGSVFAAGEDILNDPEIEAVFICTPTDTHASWIERAARAGKHIFCEKPISLSSEETLRALQVAEDAGVLLQVGFNRRMDPSFRKLKRLVQSGELGSPHIVKITSRDPQPPGEAYVRSSGGMFMDMTIHDFDMARYLVGSEVAEVYTRGANLIDPMFGRCGDVDTAVITLTFENGAICVIDNSRKAVYGYDQRVEVFGTLGSATADNCRPTTVEVSTATSVTRDQPEHFFLERYNQAFMEEIAAFARSVRLQEPVICSGRDGEAAQLIAEAARASYLSGLPVKLAAAAGEGASELQVL
- a CDS encoding GNAT family N-acetyltransferase is translated as MKIRSLHTGEHPPTELLLLADPSPKLVEDYVARGQCFIAEKDEQVVGVYVLLPTRPETAELVNIAVDEAYQGQGIGKQLVNHAIQEAKRLGYQTLEIGTGNSSIGQLALYQKCGFRITGIDRDFFIRHYSEAIYENGMQVVDMIRLSQDL